CTGCAGGTTTACTTCCCGCTTTTTCCATTGCCAGCACAGTTTCTTTAACACCCAATGCATCCCAGGCTTCAAATGGGCCAAGCTCCCATCCAAATCCTGCATTTAGAGCAGAATCTATTTTGTAAAGTTCATCAGAAATTTCAGGAATACGATTAGAAACATATTGAAACAGTCCGTAAAAAGAGCTGCGGTAAAATTCTCCTGCCTTATCTTTACCTGAAATAAGAACTCTCATACGTGTTCTTAAATCTTCAATTGATTTAGTTGTTTCAAGTGTTGCAAATTTCACCTTTTGAGTAGGCCTGTATTCCATTGTTTTAAGGTCAAGAGCCAGGATTTCGCTTTTTCCTTCTTTACTTTTTACTTTTTTATAAAAACCTTGCCTGGTTTTATCACCAAACCATTTATTCTCTACCATTTTATTGATAAAAGAAGTAGGGGTAAATAATTCAAGGGCTTCATCCTGAGGACAATTTGCTTTAACACCATTGGCAACGTGCACAAGCGTATCAATTCCTACAACATCACAGGTTCTGAATGTAGCAGATTTAGGACGGCCAAGTACCGGGCCGGTTAATTTATCAACTTCCTCGACTGTTAAATCCATTTTTTCAACCAAATGAAATAAGGCCATAATGGAATAAACTCCTATACGATTGGCAATAAATGCAGGAGTATCCTTGCAGAGCACAGTGGTTTTTCCAAGATACAAATCTCCATAATGCATAAGAAAATCAGTCACTGCCTGATCCGTTTGAGGGGTAGGAATAATTTCAAGTAATTTTAAATATCTAGGGGGATTAAAAAAGTGAGTTCCACAAAAATGTTTTTTAAAATCATCGCTTCTTCCTTCAAGCATCATATGTATTGGAATTCCAGAGGTGTTACTTGTAATTAAGGTTCCGGGAGAGCGGAATTTTTCAACCTGATCAAATACTTTCTTTTTTATGTCAAGGTTTTCTATCACTACTTCAATAATCCAGTCACAATTTTTGATGTCTTTCATGTTGTCATCAAAGTTTCCCGTTGTAATTCTGTTTGCGAATGATTTTGTATAGATAGGGGATGGGTTTGATTTTAAGGCAAACTGAAGAGCTTCGTTTACAATTCTGTTTTTAACTTGTTTTTTCTCCAAGGTAAAACCTTTTGCTTTTTCAGCCTCAGAAAGTTCTCTTGGAACAATATCCATTAGCAAAACTTCTAAACCAATATTGGCGAAATGGCAAGCAATTCTTGAACCCATAACTCCTGAACCAAGCACTGCTACTTTTTTTATTGAACGTTTCATTTTATTCAAAATTTATTTAAATGTAAAAATGGCTTATCAAAATTAATTTTTTAAATTGTATTTCATCTGAAAATTACTAGTTTTTGACGTTTAAATTTAAACTTAATGTAATAATTTTATCCTTTGTTTGAAAAACAATATACTTTATCTAACCTTTAAAGTTTTTAAATTAATCAATATAGTTTTTTTCTGCAATTTTGTTTATTATTTCCATTACTTCAAAAAAAACATCAATCTTTTCTTTAGAAACTTCTTCACGTACTTTTTTATTAAAGTTTTTTACGGTTTTTTTTGAAATTTCTCTTTTTATCATTCCTTGCTCTGTTAGAAAAATCTTCACCGCTCTTTTATCTTTAATATCCTGTTTTTTAATTATGAGTTTTTTGTCTTCAAGTGTTTTAAGCATTCTAGTAAGGCTGGTTGATTCCATGCCAATAAGTGCAGCAATTTGAGTTGCTGTAGTACCTTCTGTTTTATCTATATTTAATAAAACATAACCTATTGAGGCGGAAAGTTCAAATGGAGAACCATTAGAATTATACATTCTGGCCACTGTGTACCATGATGTTTTAAGATTAAAACAGATGCTTTCTTTTTGCTTCATAGAAATTCAAAAGTAGTAAAATTTATTATGCGTGCATAATAAAACAGATTAAAATCAGATGTTTTTATTTTTTTTAATCGAAAGTAGTGAAATACACTTTTGCTGTGTAAAGACATTCGACTCCAATGTTGCTGAAAGCAACAAACGGTAGCCGGTAGTAAAATACTACAGGGTAATATAATTTTTAATTAGTTGAAAAAATCCTGTTTTGCAAAATCAAGAAGGATTAAAATTCCAATTGTCCAAAAAGAATATGCTTTATTGTTAATTAAATTCTAAAGCCTTGTGAATATTATAAAGTACATGTTCCCTGTGGGCAATAACCTCATTGTTAATTCCTGGCTTTGCTTTGAGCAATTTTTCAACCTTGTTAATTTGGTATAGTACAATTGAAGATGTTCTGTGATCGTATTTTGAATTGTCTTCTTCAATTACTTTAATCAATCTATTGATGTATTCCATTTGCAAATTTTGTCTGAATCCATTAACATTTGTATTAAGATCTTCTTTGAAAATGGCATCAGTTAAATCATTGAGCATTTCTGAAAGAGAATACTCATTCCCGTATAATTCACTATCATTTATTCTTTGAAGAACAGTTGGGTGAAGAATATGATCAAATACATTTTTTTGAATTTGTAGAACCCGTGTATGAATTTTAGGATCTTCAGTTGCAGACATAAAGTTAAAACCCCTACGTTGCATTTGCAAGAAACTATACAACTCAGAAGGAGTTTTAAAAGTAGAGGATGAGAAAACATATTTTGATAATGCCTGCATGGCTCTTTTTTGATCTTCGTAACTAACAGGATTAAATGGAATTCCTGCCCCTGATTGACCGGAAAAAGACCTGTCTACATAAACTCCTCCAATGTATCTGGAAATAATCGATGAGGCTTTGTCTATTTCCATTGTAAGTAGGAGATAAGCATTGCGTAATTGATGGAATGATTCATCCTGAACAGAATATTTTTCCAGCAATTTATTTGTTAATCCATTTGCAAGGGTAATTCTTTCAACAGAGTATGTGATGGCATCGTTTGACATGTCGCCTATCATTACTCTTGGATCAATTCCTCTTCCTGGCTTTCGCATGTCATCACCATCATTGCCAAACATTAAAGCTGGTTCATTGGATCGGGAAAGAATAGTTTTAAGTCTTTGTTGTTCCTCGGTTTTATTCACTAAAGCTTCGGAATAGCCATATTGTATGGCCCATTTATCATAGGGGCCTGGCTTAACAGTAAAATAATGACCTTGTTTTGTTTTGTCGGCAGAAAGATTAACAGCAGGATAATCCATCACAGAGCCACACATTCCGGTTTTTGAAGTCAATTCTTTATTATGAATTTCCAATGGAGAATACAACTGACTCGCTTTCATATTATGATTCAAACCAAGCGTGTGGCCTACTTCATGCAATACCAGGTAATACAGTGCGGATTTGATAAATTCCTCTTTTTCTTTTTCCTCTGCATCATTTACAACAAGTGAGGTTAAACCAAACAAACTGGAAGTGTGAAGGTGGTGTCCAAGAGAGCAAAAGTTTTCATCATCGTTTTCAAGCGTGCTTTCATGCATTAATCCAGCTGTTCCAAAAAGTGTTTCTTGCTTTAATCTATTTGTGATTGAAACAAATTCAAGAATAATGTCAGCTCCAAGGATTTGCCCTGTACGAGGATTTACAAAACTTGGCCCATAACCCCCAAAGGGTGGGTTGGGGGAAGAAACCCACCGAATTACATTATACCTTATGTCCGATGCGTCCCAAAGAGCAGTATCTGGTTGAATATAAACTTCAATTGCGTTTTTAAAACCAGCCTCTTCAAAGGCCTCATTCCATGCTAATACTGCAGACTCTATGGTTTTTCGGTATTCAACGGGGGTTGTGTTTTCAAGCCACCATACAATAGGGGTAACAGGTTCTGAAATTTTTTCTTTTTTATCTGTTTTTTCAAGATGCCAGCGGTGTATTAAATCCTTGTATGGGGTTGCACTTACCGAAGTCATATCGTTTATTTCCCTTGTGAAAAAACCAACTCTTGGATCATCTTCCCTTGTTTTATAACCATTTTTAGGCATTTCAATAATACTGTGTTGTATTTTTATACTCACAGACCTACCGTCAGTAACATCGCTACCGATTTTTGATGAGGATGATGGATTATCAAAAACGTATTCCACAATAATATTTGAATTTTTGGGAAAAGATTTGATTTCTAGAAATTTGCTTTTGTATTTATTAAGAGAACCCAATGAAAATCCTCCACTCAACATTGCCATTAATCCCTGAGATTTTTTTATTTGTTGCAGGTATTCTGAAAGAAAAATATCATCAGCCCTAACTAGAAATTGTGATTGGTCCTTGTCCTGCGCAATAATTGGTTGACTAATCATTGTTGATTTACTGATATTTGCATCAGCCGCTTTACTTAATGCATTTCTTTTGTCAAAATAAAAGGATGTGTTTTCAGTAACAAATTCAATTCTATTGAAATGTTTTTGTATTGTAAAAACCTTATTGTCTTCATGGCTTCCTCTGTAATGACCCGTTGCAATAACCCCGTCAATAGTTTTGCTGAAATAAATGAATTCTTTATCCAATTGTTCTTTTTTTACAAGCAAATAAACCGTGCCATTTACAGTATCCTGGTATAAATTCAATAAGCCCTCATACTTGTTACATCTTCTAATAACCGAGGCTATCGATTTAATATCTTCTTTATCTACAATTACAGTTATCTCCTTTGTGTTTGCGACTAATGGATCCACTTTCTCTTTTTTTAAATTAAATTGAGCGGATGACTCAGAAAAAGAAAAAATAAAAAAAACGATTGGGATAAAAACGGGTAAACGAAGTTGGATTTTCATATACGGGTTTATTAAATGGAACTGTTTTAAGCATTAATTGAGCAGATGTATAACGGCCTGTTGCCCTGTTTAGTGTGCTTGCGAAGGTTTTTCTTTGTTTTAATACAAAAAGAAAATCCCCTTTAAAGAATAATATATCTCAAAGGGGATTCTGAAAAAACAGTTCTTGATTTTTTTAAAAAAATCAGAGGTTCTCGTTTTTAAAGATCTTATCAATTAAAGCTTTATTAGTTTCTGTGATAATTTTTCTTTTGAGACTTAACTTGGGTGTCATTTCTCCTTTCTCTATTGACCAATCTCTTGGAAGAAGTTCGAATTTTTTTATGGTTTCGTATTGGGCAAGGGAGGCATTTACTTTGTTTATTTCTTCCTGGATGCGCTTTTTAACCTGGGGGTCGTTTATTATTTGCTCATTGGAGTCATAGGGAATGTTTTTTCGCTTACACCACTCCGATAAATGAGCAAAAGCAGGTGCTATAAGGGCTGCAGCAAATTTTTGATTTTCTCCAATTACCATTACCTGTTCAATAAACATGGATTCTTTTAGCTTATTTTCAATAATCTGTGGTGCTATATATTTTCCACCTGAGGTTTTGAAGATTTCCTTTTTACGATCAGTTATTTTTAAATATTTTCCGTCCTCAAATATTCCAATATCTCCTGTATGGAACCATCCTTGGCTATCAATAACTTCTGCAGTGGAATCAGGACGTTTAAAATAGCCCATCATAACATTGGGGCCTTTTACAAGAATTTCACCATCCTCTGCAATTTTAACCGTAACCCCTTCAATAACTTTGCCTACTGTACCGAATTTGGTACCACCATTTTCCAATGTATTCACTGAAATTACCGGTGAGGTTTCAGTAAGTCCATATCCTTCCAGAACAGGAATTCCAGCGGCTGTAAAAACCCGGGCGAGTCTAGGTTGAAGAGCAGCTCCTCCCGATGCTATGGCCCTAACATTTCCACCAAGTGCTTCTCTCCATTTGTTAAAAATAAGCTTGTTGGCAATCTTTAATTGCAATTCGTACCAAAGGCCGTTTTTTCCATTTAATTCATACTTCAAACCTAAATCCAAAGCCCAAAAAAACAATTTATGTTTTACTCCAGTAAGATCAGTTCCTTTTGCCACAATTTTATCATAAACTTTTTCAAGTAACCGCGGAACAGCTGAAAATACATGAGGTTGGATTTCCCTAATATTATCACCTATTGTTTCCAGGCTTTCGGCATAGTAAA
This Bacteroidota bacterium DNA region includes the following protein-coding sequences:
- a CDS encoding 3-hydroxyacyl-CoA dehydrogenase/enoyl-CoA hydratase family protein — its product is MKRSIKKVAVLGSGVMGSRIACHFANIGLEVLLMDIVPRELSEAEKAKGFTLEKKQVKNRIVNEALQFALKSNPSPIYTKSFANRITTGNFDDNMKDIKNCDWIIEVVIENLDIKKKVFDQVEKFRSPGTLITSNTSGIPIHMMLEGRSDDFKKHFCGTHFFNPPRYLKLLEIIPTPQTDQAVTDFLMHYGDLYLGKTTVLCKDTPAFIANRIGVYSIMALFHLVEKMDLTVEEVDKLTGPVLGRPKSATFRTCDVVGIDTLVHVANGVKANCPQDEALELFTPTSFINKMVENKWFGDKTRQGFYKKVKSKEGKSEILALDLKTMEYRPTQKVKFATLETTKSIEDLRTRMRVLISGKDKAGEFYRSSFYGLFQYVSNRIPEISDELYKIDSALNAGFGWELGPFEAWDALGVKETVLAMEKAGSKPAAWIYEMLDKGFNSFYLIEEGQKKYYDKNSSSYLIIPGTEEYIMLDTLRPTKTIWKNSGTTIIDIGNGVINLEFHTKMNTMGSEVLEGINKAIDLAEKEYSALVISNEGAHFSAGANLGMVFMMAIEQDYDEIDFAVRAFQQTMMRIRYSDIPVVVAPHNLTLGGSCELSMHADKVVAHAESYIGLVEFGAGLIPGGGGTKEFALRLSDELNPGDMETNQFRNRFLTIGQAKVSTSAHEAFELGYLREGTDVVVVSRPRLLAEAKAHALQMVEDGYTRPVQRKDIKVLGNQVLGLVYAGANSMRSGNYISDHDQKISEKLGYVMAGGDLSNATDVSEQYLLDMEREVFVSLCAERKTLERMQSIITGGKVLRN
- a CDS encoding MarR family transcriptional regulator; the encoded protein is MKQKESICFNLKTSWYTVARMYNSNGSPFELSASIGYVLLNIDKTEGTTATQIAALIGMESTSLTRMLKTLEDKKLIIKKQDIKDKRAVKIFLTEQGMIKREISKKTVKNFNKKVREEVSKEKIDVFFEVMEIINKIAEKNYID
- a CDS encoding zinc-dependent metalloprotease; protein product: MDPLVANTKEITVIVDKEDIKSIASVIRRCNKYEGLLNLYQDTVNGTVYLLVKKEQLDKEFIYFSKTIDGVIATGHYRGSHEDNKVFTIQKHFNRIEFVTENTSFYFDKRNALSKAADANISKSTMISQPIIAQDKDQSQFLVRADDIFLSEYLQQIKKSQGLMAMLSGGFSLGSLNKYKSKFLEIKSFPKNSNIIVEYVFDNPSSSSKIGSDVTDGRSVSIKIQHSIIEMPKNGYKTREDDPRVGFFTREINDMTSVSATPYKDLIHRWHLEKTDKKEKISEPVTPIVWWLENTTPVEYRKTIESAVLAWNEAFEEAGFKNAIEVYIQPDTALWDASDIRYNVIRWVSSPNPPFGGYGPSFVNPRTGQILGADIILEFVSITNRLKQETLFGTAGLMHESTLENDDENFCSLGHHLHTSSLFGLTSLVVNDAEEKEKEEFIKSALYYLVLHEVGHTLGLNHNMKASQLYSPLEIHNKELTSKTGMCGSVMDYPAVNLSADKTKQGHYFTVKPGPYDKWAIQYGYSEALVNKTEEQQRLKTILSRSNEPALMFGNDGDDMRKPGRGIDPRVMIGDMSNDAITYSVERITLANGLTNKLLEKYSVQDESFHQLRNAYLLLTMEIDKASSIISRYIGGVYVDRSFSGQSGAGIPFNPVSYEDQKRAMQALSKYVFSSSTFKTPSELYSFLQMQRRGFNFMSATEDPKIHTRVLQIQKNVFDHILHPTVLQRINDSELYGNEYSLSEMLNDLTDAIFKEDLNTNVNGFRQNLQMEYINRLIKVIEEDNSKYDHRTSSIVLYQINKVEKLLKAKPGINNEVIAHREHVLYNIHKALEFN
- a CDS encoding long-chain fatty acid--CoA ligase, giving the protein MENFRIFDLLTRYADNFDKEDALGAMENGQWVKYTTRQFIDYSNHISYGLLELGVKKEDKIALIANNRPEWNFTDMGIMQTGAINVPIYPTISEQDLVFILNDAEIKYVFVSSQEIYDKVNKIKNQVSTIKDIYSFNKINGVKNWLELVESGKQNSQKLADQLGEVKASIKDTELATLLYTSGTTGNPKGVMLSHKNIVSDLYAVRDLPPLDIDSRVLSFLPLNHVFERMLTYLYMFKGASIYYAESLETIGDNIREIQPHVFSAVPRLLEKVYDKIVAKGTDLTGVKHKLFFWALDLGLKYELNGKNGLWYELQLKIANKLIFNKWREALGGNVRAIASGGAALQPRLARVFTAAGIPVLEGYGLTETSPVISVNTLENGGTKFGTVGKVIEGVTVKIAEDGEILVKGPNVMMGYFKRPDSTAEVIDSQGWFHTGDIGIFEDGKYLKITDRKKEIFKTSGGKYIAPQIIENKLKESMFIEQVMVIGENQKFAAALIAPAFAHLSEWCKRKNIPYDSNEQIINDPQVKKRIQEEINKVNASLAQYETIKKFELLPRDWSIEKGEMTPKLSLKRKIITETNKALIDKIFKNENL